One region of Oryza glaberrima chromosome 7, OglaRS2, whole genome shotgun sequence genomic DNA includes:
- the LOC127779725 gene encoding uncharacterized protein LOC127779725 isoform X2 yields MNGDSKVRASHSTTSVISNSNNRTVERSSHYSMIPRHLQSPRLGRHVNNANNQEPANSTLPVEDSILMEECHDAMQSSADLKCPLCRGSVSGWIPAGEVRKYLNEKLRTCSHDSCKFVGTYEQLREHARTAHLLAKPAHVDLSRKRTWDRLEREQEVGDVISAIRSQNPGAIIVGDYVIETRDAMSPDENTGDESNDEWWRDSVESPDNRYNSPRLLPNEAPESPIIWADERHGLPRFQPQNNRVLPRFSFTNRSSSRSDWHRIRRPSRQSLARRGLLNRPYRNNSDYHGFRPQLYDQPNGSSHRSGINRSLDDPSFVPRRQRLRYTHRSHHIRD; encoded by the coding sequence ATGAATGGAGATAGTAAGGTCCGTGCTTCACACTCAACCACTTCGGTGATTTCAAACTCCAATAACAGAACTGTTGAACGAAGCTCTCACTATAGTATGATTCCCAGACATTTACAAAGCCCAAGACTAGGAAGACATGTCAATAATGCTAATAACCAAGAACCTGCAAATTCAACATTACCTGTAGAAGATAGCATTTTAATGGAAGAATGTCATGATGCCATGCAAAGTTCAGCTGACTTGAAGTGTCCTCTCTGTAGAGGTTCTGTATCTGGCTGGATTCCTGCTGGAGAAGTGAGGAAGTATCTTAACGAGAAGTTGAGAACATGTTCTCATGATTCCTGCAAATTTGTTGGAACCTACGAGCAGCTGCGTGAACACGCTAGAACCGCCCATTTGCTTGCAAAGCCTGCACATGTGGATCTTTCGAGGAAAAGGACTTGGGATCGCCTTGAGCGTGAGCAGGAGGTTGGTGATGTCATAAGTGCAATTAGGTCACAGAATCCTGGGGCAATAATAGTTGGTGACTATGTTATTGAGACTAGAGATGCGATGTCTCCTGATGAAAACACTGGAGATGAAAGCAACGATGAGTGGTGGCGCGACTCAGTAGAATCACCTGATAACAGGTATAACTCCCCTAGGCTCTTGCCGAATGAAGCTCCAGAATCACCTATTATCTGGGCAGATGAAAGGCATGGACTGCCAAGGTTTCAGCCTCAGAATAACAGAGTGTTGCCCCGGTTTTCGTTCACCAATAGGAGCAGCTCACGGTCAGATTGGCACCGTATCCGACGGCCGAGTAGACAGAGCCTAGCGCGTCGAGGCTTGTTGAATCGACCCTACAGGAACAACAGCGACTATCATGGCTTTCGTCCCCAGCTATATGATCAGCCGAATGGTAGTAGCCATCGTTCAGGTATCAACAGGAGCCTTGATGACCCATCATTTGTGCCCAGACGGCAGCGTTTGAGATACACCCACAGGAGCCATCACATCCGTGATTGA
- the LOC127780440 gene encoding hevamine-A-like, producing MASSRLALPAAIFCVVVVAASLGGAAATGKTGRITVYWGQTSSEGGLREACGTGLYSTVIISFLTDFGGGNYKLNLAGHAWSAVGPDVKYCQSKSVLVLLSIGGGVGRYSLASQADAKAVADHLWNFYLGGTSTKSRPFGDAVLDGVDFDIELGSNAHYGDLARYLKAYSGRKPGGRKVWLTAAPQCPFPDRMLGEALRTGLFDRVHVQFYNNPVCNYRASNVAAFTSAWNKWAASLPGSSVYLGLPAASGAANNGYVAPATLKQKVLPIVQKSKNYGGIMLWSRYWDNQTGYSKSVKSAV from the coding sequence ATGGCGTCATCCCGGCTGGCCTTGCCGGCCGCCATCttctgcgtcgtcgtcgtcgccgcgtcgctgggtggagcggcggcgacgggcaaGACCGGCCGGATCACGGTGTACTGGGGGCAGACGAGCAGCGAGGGCGGGCTCCGAGAGGCATGCGGCACAGGCCTCTACTCCACCGTGATCATCTCCTTCCTGACAGACTTCGGCGGCGGCAACTATAAGCTCAACCTCGCCGGCCACGCCTGGAGCGCCGTCGGCCCGGACGTCAAGTACTGCCAGTCCAAGAgcgtcctcgtcctcctctccattggcggcggcgtcggcaggtACTCCCTCGCGTCGCAGGCCGATGCCAAGGCCGTCGCCGACCACCTCTGGAACTTCTACCTCGGTGGGACCAGCACCAAGTCCCGGCCGTTCGGCGACGCCGTGCTCGACGGCGTGGACTTCGACATCGAGCTGGGCAGCAACGCCCACTACGGCGACCTCGCCAGGTACCTCAAGGCGTACAGCGGGAGGAAGCCGGGTGGGAGGAAGGTGTggctgacggcggcgccgcAGTGCCCGTTCCCGGACAGGATGCTCGGCGAGGCGCTGCGCACGGGGCTGTTCGACCGGGTGCACGtccagttctacaacaacccGGTCTGCAACTACCGCGCCAGCAACGTGGCGGCGTTCACCTCCGCATGGAACAAGTGGGCGGCGAGCCTCCCCGGGAGCTCCGTCTACCTCGGCctcccggcggcgagcggcgcggcgaacAACGGGTACGTGGCTCCGGCGACGCTGAAGCAGAAAGTGCTGCCGATCGTGCAGAAGTCCAAGAACTACGGCGGTATCATGCTGTGGAGCAGGTACTGGGACAACCAGACCGGCTACAGCAAGAGTGTCAAGTCTGCCGTGTGA
- the LOC127779725 gene encoding uncharacterized protein LOC127779725 isoform X1, which yields MTSRKSNRSTVTSCTALHMEWDRISCPICMEQPHNAVLLVCSSYKNGCRCYICNTSHRHSNCLDRFRKMNGDSKVRASHSTTSVISNSNNRTVERSSHYSMIPRHLQSPRLGRHVNNANNQEPANSTLPVEDSILMEECHDAMQSSADLKCPLCRGSVSGWIPAGEVRKYLNEKLRTCSHDSCKFVGTYEQLREHARTAHLLAKPAHVDLSRKRTWDRLEREQEVGDVISAIRSQNPGAIIVGDYVIETRDAMSPDENTGDESNDEWWRDSVESPDNRYNSPRLLPNEAPESPIIWADERHGLPRFQPQNNRVLPRFSFTNRSSSRSDWHRIRRPSRQSLARRGLLNRPYRNNSDYHGFRPQLYDQPNGSSHRSGINRSLDDPSFVPRRQRLRYTHRSHHIRD from the coding sequence ATGACAAGTAGGAAAAGTAACAGATCTACAGTCACATCATGCACTGCTCTGCATATGGAATGGGACAGGATTTCTTGCCCTATTTGTATGGAGCAACCCCACAATGCTGTTTTACTTGTATGCAGTTCCTACAAGAATGGCTGTAGATGTTACATTTGTAACACAAGTCATCGACACTCTAATTGCCTAGATCGATTCAGAAAAATGAATGGAGATAGTAAGGTCCGTGCTTCACACTCAACCACTTCGGTGATTTCAAACTCCAATAACAGAACTGTTGAACGAAGCTCTCACTATAGTATGATTCCCAGACATTTACAAAGCCCAAGACTAGGAAGACATGTCAATAATGCTAATAACCAAGAACCTGCAAATTCAACATTACCTGTAGAAGATAGCATTTTAATGGAAGAATGTCATGATGCCATGCAAAGTTCAGCTGACTTGAAGTGTCCTCTCTGTAGAGGTTCTGTATCTGGCTGGATTCCTGCTGGAGAAGTGAGGAAGTATCTTAACGAGAAGTTGAGAACATGTTCTCATGATTCCTGCAAATTTGTTGGAACCTACGAGCAGCTGCGTGAACACGCTAGAACCGCCCATTTGCTTGCAAAGCCTGCACATGTGGATCTTTCGAGGAAAAGGACTTGGGATCGCCTTGAGCGTGAGCAGGAGGTTGGTGATGTCATAAGTGCAATTAGGTCACAGAATCCTGGGGCAATAATAGTTGGTGACTATGTTATTGAGACTAGAGATGCGATGTCTCCTGATGAAAACACTGGAGATGAAAGCAACGATGAGTGGTGGCGCGACTCAGTAGAATCACCTGATAACAGGTATAACTCCCCTAGGCTCTTGCCGAATGAAGCTCCAGAATCACCTATTATCTGGGCAGATGAAAGGCATGGACTGCCAAGGTTTCAGCCTCAGAATAACAGAGTGTTGCCCCGGTTTTCGTTCACCAATAGGAGCAGCTCACGGTCAGATTGGCACCGTATCCGACGGCCGAGTAGACAGAGCCTAGCGCGTCGAGGCTTGTTGAATCGACCCTACAGGAACAACAGCGACTATCATGGCTTTCGTCCCCAGCTATATGATCAGCCGAATGGTAGTAGCCATCGTTCAGGTATCAACAGGAGCCTTGATGACCCATCATTTGTGCCCAGACGGCAGCGTTTGAGATACACCCACAGGAGCCATCACATCCGTGATTGA
- the LOC127779725 gene encoding uncharacterized protein LOC127779725 isoform X3 has protein sequence MEIVRHLQSPRLGRHVNNANNQEPANSTLPVEDSILMEECHDAMQSSADLKCPLCRGSVSGWIPAGEVRKYLNEKLRTCSHDSCKFVGTYEQLREHARTAHLLAKPAHVDLSRKRTWDRLEREQEVGDVISAIRSQNPGAIIVGDYVIETRDAMSPDENTGDESNDEWWRDSVESPDNRYNSPRLLPNEAPESPIIWADERHGLPRFQPQNNRVLPRFSFTNRSSSRSDWHRIRRPSRQSLARRGLLNRPYRNNSDYHGFRPQLYDQPNGSSHRSGINRSLDDPSFVPRRQRLRYTHRSHHIRD, from the exons ATGGAGATAGTAAG ACATTTACAAAGCCCAAGACTAGGAAGACATGTCAATAATGCTAATAACCAAGAACCTGCAAATTCAACATTACCTGTAGAAGATAGCATTTTAATGGAAGAATGTCATGATGCCATGCAAAGTTCAGCTGACTTGAAGTGTCCTCTCTGTAGAGGTTCTGTATCTGGCTGGATTCCTGCTGGAGAAGTGAGGAAGTATCTTAACGAGAAGTTGAGAACATGTTCTCATGATTCCTGCAAATTTGTTGGAACCTACGAGCAGCTGCGTGAACACGCTAGAACCGCCCATTTGCTTGCAAAGCCTGCACATGTGGATCTTTCGAGGAAAAGGACTTGGGATCGCCTTGAGCGTGAGCAGGAGGTTGGTGATGTCATAAGTGCAATTAGGTCACAGAATCCTGGGGCAATAATAGTTGGTGACTATGTTATTGAGACTAGAGATGCGATGTCTCCTGATGAAAACACTGGAGATGAAAGCAACGATGAGTGGTGGCGCGACTCAGTAGAATCACCTGATAACAGGTATAACTCCCCTAGGCTCTTGCCGAATGAAGCTCCAGAATCACCTATTATCTGGGCAGATGAAAGGCATGGACTGCCAAGGTTTCAGCCTCAGAATAACAGAGTGTTGCCCCGGTTTTCGTTCACCAATAGGAGCAGCTCACGGTCAGATTGGCACCGTATCCGACGGCCGAGTAGACAGAGCCTAGCGCGTCGAGGCTTGTTGAATCGACCCTACAGGAACAACAGCGACTATCATGGCTTTCGTCCCCAGCTATATGATCAGCCGAATGGTAGTAGCCATCGTTCAGGTATCAACAGGAGCCTTGATGACCCATCATTTGTGCCCAGACGGCAGCGTTTGAGATACACCCACAGGAGCCATCACATCCGTGATTGA
- the LOC127779725 gene encoding uncharacterized protein LOC127779725 isoform X4 — MEIVRGSVSGWIPAGEVRKYLNEKLRTCSHDSCKFVGTYEQLREHARTAHLLAKPAHVDLSRKRTWDRLEREQEVGDVISAIRSQNPGAIIVGDYVIETRDAMSPDENTGDESNDEWWRDSVESPDNRYNSPRLLPNEAPESPIIWADERHGLPRFQPQNNRVLPRFSFTNRSSSRSDWHRIRRPSRQSLARRGLLNRPYRNNSDYHGFRPQLYDQPNGSSHRSGINRSLDDPSFVPRRQRLRYTHRSHHIRD; from the exons ATGGAGATAGTAAG AGGTTCTGTATCTGGCTGGATTCCTGCTGGAGAAGTGAGGAAGTATCTTAACGAGAAGTTGAGAACATGTTCTCATGATTCCTGCAAATTTGTTGGAACCTACGAGCAGCTGCGTGAACACGCTAGAACCGCCCATTTGCTTGCAAAGCCTGCACATGTGGATCTTTCGAGGAAAAGGACTTGGGATCGCCTTGAGCGTGAGCAGGAGGTTGGTGATGTCATAAGTGCAATTAGGTCACAGAATCCTGGGGCAATAATAGTTGGTGACTATGTTATTGAGACTAGAGATGCGATGTCTCCTGATGAAAACACTGGAGATGAAAGCAACGATGAGTGGTGGCGCGACTCAGTAGAATCACCTGATAACAGGTATAACTCCCCTAGGCTCTTGCCGAATGAAGCTCCAGAATCACCTATTATCTGGGCAGATGAAAGGCATGGACTGCCAAGGTTTCAGCCTCAGAATAACAGAGTGTTGCCCCGGTTTTCGTTCACCAATAGGAGCAGCTCACGGTCAGATTGGCACCGTATCCGACGGCCGAGTAGACAGAGCCTAGCGCGTCGAGGCTTGTTGAATCGACCCTACAGGAACAACAGCGACTATCATGGCTTTCGTCCCCAGCTATATGATCAGCCGAATGGTAGTAGCCATCGTTCAGGTATCAACAGGAGCCTTGATGACCCATCATTTGTGCCCAGACGGCAGCGTTTGAGATACACCCACAGGAGCCATCACATCCGTGATTGA